The genome window TCAGCCCCCGGCTCGTCCGTTGCGATCTCGGGGCCGTGCAGCACCGAGTAGCCGATGGCCTCCAGCCAGGCCAGGGCAGCGTCTTCGACGACAGATTCGGTAAAGGAGGAGCCCGTCGTCATATCAGCCTAATTGGGCCTAAATGAGAATCCATCGGTTTTTTAAGGGGTTGGGATCTCCAAACCGGGAACCACCGGTTCACGCCTAAATAACTCAGGCCCAGAACGGGACATAGCGCGCGTACTTCTTGGAGCCGCTCTCTGGATCCTCTTGCTTGATCAATCCCGCATCCACCGTGTCGCGGAGAATTCGCGAGACGGTCTCGGCCCGCTCATCCGAGAGGCCAAAACGCTTGCGCAACGTCTGGTTGCCCACCGTCTCCCGCATCACGTAGCGGAGACAGCAGTGTTGATAACACGCACGAACGCGGTCATCACGGCTCATGTCGGAAAAGGGGCGATGGCTATAGAGAATACAGGTCGTCCGGACGTTGTCCACTCGAAACTCCGGAGCCGGCAACTGGAACACTTCGGCGGCATCGACGATCTTGTCGATCCCGCTGCCCTTTTCCTCGCAAATGCCGAGGCGACGCATCAGGTCGGCCAGTTGCTCGTTCCGAGAACGGTACTCGTCGATGAATCGCTCCGGCTGCACGCCGGGCTGCCCCGGATTCGAGACCTCGATGCGGTCATCGTAGATCTCAATCATGACGGACACACCCGACTGCGTGAAGTCCTGATGGATGAGCGCGTTCGCGACCAGTTCACGAATCGCGATCGTCGGGTACATCCGGGCGTCACGGCGCAATGCTTGTTCGATCACTTCATTGGCGGGAGTCTGTGACTCAACGAACTGCACCAGTCCGTCGAACGCAATCGCGTAGCCCTTGCTACCGGTCTGCTCCCGCTTGGTGCGCAACTTGCTTTTGCCGTCGTACACGATGACGCGTGGCGCTTTGCGCGCCAAGCCCTCGAATTCGTCCAGTCGCTTCGCAAACAGGGCCGCGCCGAGGTTCGTGATGGCGAGGCCCTGCCGTGTTTTGCTGACGAGCCGTTCGTGCTCGATCCGATCCAACACCGCCTCGCGGGTCGCCGGATACGGCAATTTGAGCATGTCGAAGTAACTCTGGGTATCCAGCGATTGAATGACATCAGCGGCCGACAACCCATCTCGCGCCGGCTCCAACAACCAGCCCGGCTTCCCCTCGTTGAAGATCGCCCGCAACCGATCCTCGGTCATCGAAACCGTGTCCTCGCCCGAACGCATCAGGTAGGCCCCTTCGAACGAGTACGCAGTGCCAACCGGGCGGTGTGGAACGTGAAAGATCACGACGCGACCGTCAGGTTGCGGAAGCTCCTCCACGCTCACGCGGAACCGCAGCTTGTCGAGGATGCGGCTCTGGATCTCGGCCAGGTTCGGGAATGCGCTGCTGCCGACCACTTTCCGGGGTGGCTTGTCCGTCACCCCGAGGATCAACTTGCCGCCGCCCTCATTGGCCAAGGCGACGCAATAACGAAAGAGCTTGGTCAGGTCGTACTGGTTTTTGGCCTCTTTGAACTCGAGGTGCTCGCC of Nitrospirota bacterium contains these proteins:
- a CDS encoding ATP-binding protein, with the translated sequence MTTTVDELNRWMSAPREGEHLEFKEAKNQYDLTKLFRYCVALANEGGGKLILGVTDKPPRKVVGSSAFPNLAEIQSRILDKLRFRVSVEELPQPDGRVVIFHVPHRPVGTAYSFEGAYLMRSGEDTVSMTEDRLRAIFNEGKPGWLLEPARDGLSAADVIQSLDTQSYFDMLKLPYPATREAVLDRIEHERLVSKTRQGLAITNLGAALFAKRLDEFEGLARKAPRVIVYDGKSKLRTKREQTGSKGYAIAFDGLVQFVESQTPANEVIEQALRRDARMYPTIAIRELVANALIHQDFTQSGVSVMIEIYDDRIEVSNPGQPGVQPERFIDEYRSRNEQLADLMRRLGICEEKGSGIDKIVDAAEVFQLPAPEFRVDNVRTTCILYSHRPFSDMSRDDRVRACYQHCCLRYVMRETVGNQTLRKRFGLSDERAETVSRILRDTVDAGLIKQEDPESGSKKYARYVPFWA